Proteins found in one Toxotes jaculatrix isolate fToxJac2 chromosome 18, fToxJac2.pri, whole genome shotgun sequence genomic segment:
- the ier2a gene encoding immediate early response gene 2 protein, translating into MEVSAEAKRIMVVALGKLYSSRSQRGGLRLHRSLLLTLVMKSARDIYHTAQETAEIVESGCELQQPTAQINTEPTGAHVELRGPASLATGHPRTLPREEVVSSHTERTGAENKENQCPTGPAQHSRKRRGKAAAEPDFLPCKKAKLEQGNCPQQLIVNSVLMDYVNCSSELVGHPTPMPLQRAIAVC; encoded by the coding sequence ATGGAGGTCAGCGCCGAGGCCAAGAGGATCATGGTCGTGGCTTTGGGGAAACTGTACAGCTCCCGCAGTCAGCGAGGGGGTCTCCGTCTCCACCGGAGTCTCCTGCTGACTCTGGTCATGAAGTCCGCCCGGGACATCTACCACACGGCCCAGGAGACGGCAGAAATCGTTGAATCTGGATGTGAACTACAACAACCGACGGCTCAGATCAACACAGAGCCCACTGGCGCTCATGTGGAGCTCCGGGGCCCCGCTTCGCTTGCCACCGGACACCCTCGGACTTTACCCCGTGAGGAGGTCGTGAGTTCCCACACCGAGCGAACCGGCGCAGAGAACAAGGAGAATCAGTGCCCGACTGGCCCCGCACAACACTCGAGGAAAAGACGGGGCAAAGCGGCAGCTGAGCCGGACTTCCTGCCTTGCAAGAAAGCAAAACTTGAGCAAGGAAACTGCCCTCAACAGCTTATTGTGAATTCCGTTTTGATGGACTACGTGAACTGCAGTAGCGAACTGGTAGGACACCCAACCCCCATGCCTCTGCAGAGGGCCATTGCAGTGTGTTGA
- the LOC121198524 gene encoding nucleus accumbens-associated protein 1 isoform X2, with the protein MTSASCLSSSSSVLCDQWLCVPQSPGILYRPRWLCYRRFVHTEWLPGARKSGERERCVSSFEPTLCINFPARGPFGGVRRRTMAQTLQMAIPNFGNNVLECLNEQRLQGLYCDVSVVVKGHAFKAHRAVLAASSSYFRDLFSSNGGGGSSNESSPTIVELPPAVQPQSFQQILAFCYTGRLSMTVGDQFLLMYTAGFLQIQQIMEKGTEFFLKVSSPSCDSQGLHAEEAPPSEPQSPVTQTSNSAPRPASCLTPLPLVSRVKTEQPASQPEAATPYSVVCTPVAKRLWEGGSSRDGGGVGSGGGGGARKAARYSQEAVRGSAIQSPGALGLAMGMGATATSMAGMVVSGGLSGGASTNGSSAAGLGVSEGASPGTLSTYASDSPISYHDDEEEEEGTDECAEEQYRQICNMYTMYSMLNMGAAAGERVEALPDHTETRGRMRGRDLTCLPAELIAQIGNRCHPKLYEEGDPAEKLELVSGTSVYISRAQLMNCHVSAGTRHKVLLRRLLAAFFDRNTLANSCGTGIRSSTNDPSRKPLDNRVLHAVKFYCQNFATSFKESEMNAIAADMCTNARRVVRKSWIPKLKLLMAESDAYSTFLPDGVKTEDDTLGADQAFDPASLEATGGAGMESGGSSGESLPGVGGDGGSLF; encoded by the exons ATGACGAGCGCGTCAtgcttgtcttcctcctcttctgttctgTGCGATCAGTGGCTCTGTGTTCCGCAATCCCCTGGGATACTGTACCGCCCTCGATGGCTCTGCTATCGGCGTTTCGTTCACACTGAATGGCTGCCTGGAGCAAGGAAAAGCGGGGAGAGAGAGCGCTGCGTCTCCTCCTTTGAACCAACGCTCTGCATCAACTTCCCAGCGAGGGG ACCCTTTGGTGGTGTGCGTAGGCGCACCATGGCCCAGACCCTCCAGATGGCGATCCCAAACTTTGGCAACAATGTTTTAGAGTGTCTGAATGAGCAGCGGCTGCAGGGCCTCTACTGCGATGTCTCCGTGGTGGTCAAGGGCCATGCCTTCAAG GCTCATCGAGCTGTTCTGGCTGCTAGCAGTTCCTATTTCCGGGACCTTTTCAGCAGCAACGGCGGAGGTGGTAGCAGCAATGAGAGCAGTCCAACCATAGTGGAGCTCCCACCGGCAGTGCAGCCCCAGAGCTTCCAGCAGATTTTGGCTTTCTGTTACACAGGCCGTCTCAGCATGACAGTGGGGGACCAGTTTCTCCTCATGTACACTGCCGGATTCCTGCAGATCCAACAGATCATGGAAAAAGGCACTGAATTCTTCCTCAAG GTCTCGTCCCCCAGCTGTGACTCCCAGGGCCTTCATGCAGAAGAGGCCCCACCGTCTGAGCCCCAGAGCCCTGTAACACAGACCAGTAACAGCGCACCCCGGCCTGCCTCCTGCCTGACGCCGCTCCCTCTGGTGTCACgagtgaaaacagagcagccAGCTAGCCAGCCGGAAGCTGCCACACCTTATTCGGTGGTTTGCACTCCTGTAGCCAAGCGGCTGTGGGAGGGCGGCAGTAGCCGAGATGGAGGTGGGGTAGGCTCGGGGGGAGGTGGGGGCGCCAGGAAGGCAGCCCGTTATTCCCAGGAGGCGGTGCGGGGCAGTGCCATCCAGAGCCCCGGAGCCCTCGGACTGGCCATGGGTATGGGTGCTACCGCAACCAGCATGGCAGGCATGGTGGTCAGTGGCGGGCTTAGTGGCGGTGCCAGCACCAACGGAAGCTCTGCAGCAGGACTCGGCGTGTCAGAGGGCGCCAGCCCCGGCACCCTGAGTACCTATGCTAGTGACTCACCCATCAGTTACCAtgacgatgaggaggaggaagaggggacgGATGAATGTGCTGAGGAGCAATACAGGCAAATCTGCAACATGTATACCATGTACAGCATGCTCAACATGGGAGCTGCAG CTGGCGAGCGGGTTGAGGCTCTACCagaccacacagagacacgaGGTCGGATGCGAGGCCGAGATCTTACCTGTCTCCCCGCAGAACTCATCGCTCAGATAGGCAACCGCTGTCATCCCAAACTGTACGAGGAAGGAGACCCTGCTGAGAAACTAGAGTTAGTCTCAG GTACTTCTGTGTATATATCGCGAGCCCAGCTAATGAACTGTCATGTGAGCGCAGGGACCAGACACAAGGTGCTGCTGAGGAGGCTGCTGGCTGCCTTCTTTGACAG GAATACTCTGGCCAACAGCTGTGGAACAGGCATCCGCTCGTCCACCAACGACCCGAGCCGCAAGCCCCTGGACAACAGAGTGCTGCACGCGGTCAAAT TTTATTGCCAGAACTTTGCCACCAGCTTCAAAGAGAGCGAGATGAATGCCATCGCAGCAGACATGTGCACCAACGCCCGGCGTGTGGTCCGTAAGAGCTGGATCCCCaagctgaagctgctgatggCCGAGAGCGACGCCTACTCCACTTTCCTTCCTGACGGTGTCAAGACCGAGGATGACACTCTGGGAGCGGATCAAGCCTTCGACCCCGCCTCCCTGGAGGCCACTGGTGGTGCCGGCATGGAGTCAGGTGGCTCTTCAGGTGAATCACTACCAGGTGTGGGCGGGGACGGAGGATCCTTATTTTGA
- the LOC121198524 gene encoding nucleus accumbens-associated protein 1 isoform X1 — protein MTSASCLSSSSSVLCDQWLCVPQSPGILYRPRWLCYRRFVHTEWLPGARKSGERERCVSSFEPTLCINFPARGPFGGVRRRTMAQTLQMAIPNFGNNVLECLNEQRLQGLYCDVSVVVKGHAFKAHRAVLAASSSYFRDLFSSNGGGGSSNESSPTIVELPPAVQPQSFQQILAFCYTGRLSMTVGDQFLLMYTAGFLQIQQIMEKGTEFFLKVSSPSCDSQGLHAEEAPPSEPQSPVTQTSNSAPRPASCLTPLPLVSRVKTEQPASQPEAATPYSVVCTPVAKRLWEGGSSRDGGGVGSGGGGGARKAARYSQEAVRGSAIQSPGALGLAMGMGATATSMAGMVVSGGLSGGASTNGSSAAGLGVSEGASPGTLSTYASDSPISYHDDEEEEEGTDECAEEQYRQICNMYTMYSMLNMGAAAAGERVEALPDHTETRGRMRGRDLTCLPAELIAQIGNRCHPKLYEEGDPAEKLELVSGTSVYISRAQLMNCHVSAGTRHKVLLRRLLAAFFDRNTLANSCGTGIRSSTNDPSRKPLDNRVLHAVKFYCQNFATSFKESEMNAIAADMCTNARRVVRKSWIPKLKLLMAESDAYSTFLPDGVKTEDDTLGADQAFDPASLEATGGAGMESGGSSGESLPGVGGDGGSLF, from the exons ATGACGAGCGCGTCAtgcttgtcttcctcctcttctgttctgTGCGATCAGTGGCTCTGTGTTCCGCAATCCCCTGGGATACTGTACCGCCCTCGATGGCTCTGCTATCGGCGTTTCGTTCACACTGAATGGCTGCCTGGAGCAAGGAAAAGCGGGGAGAGAGAGCGCTGCGTCTCCTCCTTTGAACCAACGCTCTGCATCAACTTCCCAGCGAGGGG ACCCTTTGGTGGTGTGCGTAGGCGCACCATGGCCCAGACCCTCCAGATGGCGATCCCAAACTTTGGCAACAATGTTTTAGAGTGTCTGAATGAGCAGCGGCTGCAGGGCCTCTACTGCGATGTCTCCGTGGTGGTCAAGGGCCATGCCTTCAAG GCTCATCGAGCTGTTCTGGCTGCTAGCAGTTCCTATTTCCGGGACCTTTTCAGCAGCAACGGCGGAGGTGGTAGCAGCAATGAGAGCAGTCCAACCATAGTGGAGCTCCCACCGGCAGTGCAGCCCCAGAGCTTCCAGCAGATTTTGGCTTTCTGTTACACAGGCCGTCTCAGCATGACAGTGGGGGACCAGTTTCTCCTCATGTACACTGCCGGATTCCTGCAGATCCAACAGATCATGGAAAAAGGCACTGAATTCTTCCTCAAG GTCTCGTCCCCCAGCTGTGACTCCCAGGGCCTTCATGCAGAAGAGGCCCCACCGTCTGAGCCCCAGAGCCCTGTAACACAGACCAGTAACAGCGCACCCCGGCCTGCCTCCTGCCTGACGCCGCTCCCTCTGGTGTCACgagtgaaaacagagcagccAGCTAGCCAGCCGGAAGCTGCCACACCTTATTCGGTGGTTTGCACTCCTGTAGCCAAGCGGCTGTGGGAGGGCGGCAGTAGCCGAGATGGAGGTGGGGTAGGCTCGGGGGGAGGTGGGGGCGCCAGGAAGGCAGCCCGTTATTCCCAGGAGGCGGTGCGGGGCAGTGCCATCCAGAGCCCCGGAGCCCTCGGACTGGCCATGGGTATGGGTGCTACCGCAACCAGCATGGCAGGCATGGTGGTCAGTGGCGGGCTTAGTGGCGGTGCCAGCACCAACGGAAGCTCTGCAGCAGGACTCGGCGTGTCAGAGGGCGCCAGCCCCGGCACCCTGAGTACCTATGCTAGTGACTCACCCATCAGTTACCAtgacgatgaggaggaggaagaggggacgGATGAATGTGCTGAGGAGCAATACAGGCAAATCTGCAACATGTATACCATGTACAGCATGCTCAACATGGGAGCTGCAG CAGCTGGCGAGCGGGTTGAGGCTCTACCagaccacacagagacacgaGGTCGGATGCGAGGCCGAGATCTTACCTGTCTCCCCGCAGAACTCATCGCTCAGATAGGCAACCGCTGTCATCCCAAACTGTACGAGGAAGGAGACCCTGCTGAGAAACTAGAGTTAGTCTCAG GTACTTCTGTGTATATATCGCGAGCCCAGCTAATGAACTGTCATGTGAGCGCAGGGACCAGACACAAGGTGCTGCTGAGGAGGCTGCTGGCTGCCTTCTTTGACAG GAATACTCTGGCCAACAGCTGTGGAACAGGCATCCGCTCGTCCACCAACGACCCGAGCCGCAAGCCCCTGGACAACAGAGTGCTGCACGCGGTCAAAT TTTATTGCCAGAACTTTGCCACCAGCTTCAAAGAGAGCGAGATGAATGCCATCGCAGCAGACATGTGCACCAACGCCCGGCGTGTGGTCCGTAAGAGCTGGATCCCCaagctgaagctgctgatggCCGAGAGCGACGCCTACTCCACTTTCCTTCCTGACGGTGTCAAGACCGAGGATGACACTCTGGGAGCGGATCAAGCCTTCGACCCCGCCTCCCTGGAGGCCACTGGTGGTGCCGGCATGGAGTCAGGTGGCTCTTCAGGTGAATCACTACCAGGTGTGGGCGGGGACGGAGGATCCTTATTTTGA
- the LOC121198524 gene encoding nucleus accumbens-associated protein 1 isoform X3: protein MAQTLQMAIPNFGNNVLECLNEQRLQGLYCDVSVVVKGHAFKAHRAVLAASSSYFRDLFSSNGGGGSSNESSPTIVELPPAVQPQSFQQILAFCYTGRLSMTVGDQFLLMYTAGFLQIQQIMEKGTEFFLKVSSPSCDSQGLHAEEAPPSEPQSPVTQTSNSAPRPASCLTPLPLVSRVKTEQPASQPEAATPYSVVCTPVAKRLWEGGSSRDGGGVGSGGGGGARKAARYSQEAVRGSAIQSPGALGLAMGMGATATSMAGMVVSGGLSGGASTNGSSAAGLGVSEGASPGTLSTYASDSPISYHDDEEEEEGTDECAEEQYRQICNMYTMYSMLNMGAAAAGERVEALPDHTETRGRMRGRDLTCLPAELIAQIGNRCHPKLYEEGDPAEKLELVSGTSVYISRAQLMNCHVSAGTRHKVLLRRLLAAFFDRNTLANSCGTGIRSSTNDPSRKPLDNRVLHAVKFYCQNFATSFKESEMNAIAADMCTNARRVVRKSWIPKLKLLMAESDAYSTFLPDGVKTEDDTLGADQAFDPASLEATGGAGMESGGSSGESLPGVGGDGGSLF, encoded by the exons ATGGCCCAGACCCTCCAGATGGCGATCCCAAACTTTGGCAACAATGTTTTAGAGTGTCTGAATGAGCAGCGGCTGCAGGGCCTCTACTGCGATGTCTCCGTGGTGGTCAAGGGCCATGCCTTCAAG GCTCATCGAGCTGTTCTGGCTGCTAGCAGTTCCTATTTCCGGGACCTTTTCAGCAGCAACGGCGGAGGTGGTAGCAGCAATGAGAGCAGTCCAACCATAGTGGAGCTCCCACCGGCAGTGCAGCCCCAGAGCTTCCAGCAGATTTTGGCTTTCTGTTACACAGGCCGTCTCAGCATGACAGTGGGGGACCAGTTTCTCCTCATGTACACTGCCGGATTCCTGCAGATCCAACAGATCATGGAAAAAGGCACTGAATTCTTCCTCAAG GTCTCGTCCCCCAGCTGTGACTCCCAGGGCCTTCATGCAGAAGAGGCCCCACCGTCTGAGCCCCAGAGCCCTGTAACACAGACCAGTAACAGCGCACCCCGGCCTGCCTCCTGCCTGACGCCGCTCCCTCTGGTGTCACgagtgaaaacagagcagccAGCTAGCCAGCCGGAAGCTGCCACACCTTATTCGGTGGTTTGCACTCCTGTAGCCAAGCGGCTGTGGGAGGGCGGCAGTAGCCGAGATGGAGGTGGGGTAGGCTCGGGGGGAGGTGGGGGCGCCAGGAAGGCAGCCCGTTATTCCCAGGAGGCGGTGCGGGGCAGTGCCATCCAGAGCCCCGGAGCCCTCGGACTGGCCATGGGTATGGGTGCTACCGCAACCAGCATGGCAGGCATGGTGGTCAGTGGCGGGCTTAGTGGCGGTGCCAGCACCAACGGAAGCTCTGCAGCAGGACTCGGCGTGTCAGAGGGCGCCAGCCCCGGCACCCTGAGTACCTATGCTAGTGACTCACCCATCAGTTACCAtgacgatgaggaggaggaagaggggacgGATGAATGTGCTGAGGAGCAATACAGGCAAATCTGCAACATGTATACCATGTACAGCATGCTCAACATGGGAGCTGCAG CAGCTGGCGAGCGGGTTGAGGCTCTACCagaccacacagagacacgaGGTCGGATGCGAGGCCGAGATCTTACCTGTCTCCCCGCAGAACTCATCGCTCAGATAGGCAACCGCTGTCATCCCAAACTGTACGAGGAAGGAGACCCTGCTGAGAAACTAGAGTTAGTCTCAG GTACTTCTGTGTATATATCGCGAGCCCAGCTAATGAACTGTCATGTGAGCGCAGGGACCAGACACAAGGTGCTGCTGAGGAGGCTGCTGGCTGCCTTCTTTGACAG GAATACTCTGGCCAACAGCTGTGGAACAGGCATCCGCTCGTCCACCAACGACCCGAGCCGCAAGCCCCTGGACAACAGAGTGCTGCACGCGGTCAAAT TTTATTGCCAGAACTTTGCCACCAGCTTCAAAGAGAGCGAGATGAATGCCATCGCAGCAGACATGTGCACCAACGCCCGGCGTGTGGTCCGTAAGAGCTGGATCCCCaagctgaagctgctgatggCCGAGAGCGACGCCTACTCCACTTTCCTTCCTGACGGTGTCAAGACCGAGGATGACACTCTGGGAGCGGATCAAGCCTTCGACCCCGCCTCCCTGGAGGCCACTGGTGGTGCCGGCATGGAGTCAGGTGGCTCTTCAGGTGAATCACTACCAGGTGTGGGCGGGGACGGAGGATCCTTATTTTGA